Proteins encoded by one window of Anopheles maculipalpis chromosome 2RL, idAnoMacuDA_375_x, whole genome shotgun sequence:
- the LOC126559468 gene encoding adipokinetic hormone/corazonin-related peptide-like, with protein sequence MKSISSSGHLVASLFVLVALCAVLLPVPGSCQVTFSRDWNAGKRSMPDSAINGVTECSAIWRSVNNLCAAVTKNIQHLTLCETRSLLKSLQTDESSMESNSGNNLPMFSNSHI encoded by the exons ATGAAATCCATCAG CTCATCCGGACATCTTGTGGCTAGTCTGTTCGTGCTGGTAGCACTCTGTGCGGTGTTGCTTCCGGTGCCAGGCTCCTGTCAGGTGACGTTTTCACGCGACTGGAATGCGGGAAAGCGTTCGATGCCAGATTCGGCTATTAATGGAGTGACCGAGTGTTCCGCCATCTGGCGTTCGGTGAACAACTTGTGTGCTGCGGTGACG aaaaacattcaacacTTAACGCTGTGCGAAACGCGTTCGCTGCTTAAATCGTTGCAAACGGACGAATCGTCAATGGAAAGCAACAGTGGGAACAATCTGCCCATGTTTTCCAACAGCCATATCTAA